One region of Elusimicrobiota bacterium genomic DNA includes:
- a CDS encoding Jag N-terminal domain-containing protein has protein sequence MREIKTEANNIQDAVEKGLSEIGMRRDQVEVVVVSEGTRGFLGIGAKKACVILREKKWTGAGAHDTDDSRPRPSYGGREPRRYGGGRGGGGGRSERGGERRPDYANRGNRNSERPQEPARDGNRSADYAQHSGRGEAVRPPAANLIFKEDTLPESVTSFKAPEDPVEHAKLALSRTLELLGMPATIAEASYNQAEALVSLRFDCAQTQFFTGENGRALQALQFLINSMLNKNRQQRLALRIDTGDYWKSKELEIAKRVEQAVNDIKASSQPYRLEPMPAPMRKLVHNLVKSSYPEMETMSEGEGQFRKVIIRQAAPKQEVK, from the coding sequence ATGAGAGAGATAAAAACAGAAGCGAACAACATACAGGACGCCGTTGAAAAAGGCCTGTCTGAAATAGGAATGCGACGCGACCAGGTGGAAGTCGTGGTGGTCTCAGAGGGCACCCGCGGTTTCCTGGGCATCGGGGCTAAAAAAGCCTGCGTTATTTTAAGGGAGAAAAAATGGACCGGAGCCGGCGCCCATGACACCGACGACAGCCGGCCCCGCCCTTCTTACGGCGGCCGTGAACCCCGGCGCTATGGCGGCGGGCGGGGGGGAGGCGGCGGGCGTTCTGAACGCGGCGGAGAGCGGCGTCCGGACTACGCTAACAGAGGGAACCGCAATTCGGAGCGCCCTCAGGAGCCGGCAAGGGATGGGAACCGCAGCGCGGATTACGCTCAGCATTCGGGAAGGGGCGAAGCAGTCCGGCCGCCGGCGGCGAATCTGATATTCAAAGAAGATACGCTGCCGGAGTCGGTAACTTCGTTCAAAGCCCCCGAGGATCCGGTTGAACACGCCAAACTGGCGCTTTCGAGAACGCTGGAACTTCTTGGCATGCCCGCCACTATCGCGGAAGCTTCATACAACCAGGCCGAAGCGCTTGTTTCACTGCGCTTTGACTGCGCCCAGACGCAGTTCTTTACCGGAGAGAACGGCCGCGCCCTGCAGGCTCTGCAGTTCCTGATAAATTCCATGCTGAACAAAAACAGGCAGCAGCGCCTGGCGCTCAGGATAGACACCGGCGACTACTGGAAGAGCAAGGAGCTGGAAATAGCCAAAAGGGTGGAGCAAGCCGTAAATGACATAAAAGCAAGCTCACAGCCTTACCGGCTTGAACCTATGCCCGCGCCCATGCGCAAGCTGGTTCATAATCTTGTAAAAAGTTCCTATCCGGAAATGGAAACGATGTCCGAAGGCGAAGGCCAGTTCCGCAAGGTGATAATACGCCAGGCGGCGCCAAAGCAGGAAGTAAAATAG
- the yidC gene encoding membrane protein insertase YidC, which produces MQKNLVLAVVLSSLVYIFWYSYMEKKAPPQGAASSAVSSQTQTAQNTSASAYSPQAALPQAAGELPADWKKDALQVKLGKAEYSLHPAGASIKSLVYEGPVAPIEMVLSPEGGLFSSFEGLTFSIKNKSAQNPEFSARTPQGVTIVKKFILNGPDKINSIEITASNSSSKPAALAPWTLSIGPGLGTAPSEQKENPKLTAAKYTFQEQGKKHPTVGKIKEDTQADNWVWAGVDNRYFLTAIIGGDFAKDRLLYSQVEVKGNKLPRLAIPFGETKLAPGAAKTWKLDFYAGPKDYALLKKLGMGLDRAVDFGFFAPLAKLADASLGYFYRLTGNYGAAIIILSVIIQLMLSPLSIKSFKSMALMKKIQPEMQEIQKRYKEDPKRMNQEVMDLYKRHGTNPLSGCLPMILQIPVFFALFTALRNSWNLHGAPFIFWIKDLSAKDPYYVLPLVMGAVMFLQQHLNPQTGDPAQAKMMKWMPVIFTFMFLSFPSGLVMYWLINSLWGFAQSMYLQKKMA; this is translated from the coding sequence ATGCAGAAGAATCTTGTACTGGCCGTAGTCCTGTCGTCACTGGTTTATATTTTCTGGTATTCCTACATGGAAAAGAAGGCGCCTCCCCAGGGCGCCGCTTCCTCCGCAGTTTCCTCTCAAACTCAAACCGCCCAAAACACTTCAGCCTCCGCTTATAGTCCGCAGGCCGCCCTGCCGCAGGCCGCCGGTGAACTGCCGGCCGACTGGAAAAAAGACGCCCTTCAGGTTAAACTCGGCAAAGCGGAGTATTCCCTGCACCCCGCCGGCGCTTCAATAAAAAGCCTGGTTTACGAAGGTCCGGTCGCCCCCATAGAAATGGTGCTTTCGCCGGAAGGAGGATTATTCTCAAGCTTTGAAGGCCTTACCTTTTCCATAAAAAACAAATCAGCGCAAAACCCGGAATTTTCCGCAAGAACTCCGCAGGGCGTGACTATAGTGAAAAAGTTCATTTTAAACGGCCCCGATAAAATAAATTCGATCGAAATAACCGCCTCGAACTCCTCGTCAAAGCCCGCCGCGCTTGCGCCCTGGACGCTTTCAATAGGGCCGGGACTTGGCACGGCACCCAGCGAGCAAAAAGAAAATCCTAAATTGACAGCGGCCAAATATACCTTTCAGGAGCAGGGGAAAAAACACCCCACTGTGGGAAAGATCAAGGAAGACACGCAGGCGGATAACTGGGTGTGGGCCGGAGTGGACAACCGCTATTTCCTGACCGCGATCATCGGCGGCGATTTCGCCAAAGACCGCCTGCTCTACTCGCAGGTGGAAGTAAAGGGCAACAAGCTGCCGCGGCTCGCCATCCCCTTTGGCGAAACAAAACTCGCTCCCGGCGCGGCAAAAACCTGGAAGCTTGATTTTTACGCCGGGCCCAAAGACTACGCCCTGCTTAAAAAACTCGGGATGGGCCTTGACCGCGCGGTGGACTTCGGGTTCTTCGCGCCGCTCGCCAAGCTTGCCGACGCCTCGCTCGGCTATTTTTACCGCCTCACGGGCAACTACGGCGCGGCCATCATAATACTGAGCGTAATTATCCAGCTCATGCTGTCGCCGTTAAGCATAAAAAGCTTCAAATCCATGGCGCTGATGAAAAAAATACAGCCGGAAATGCAGGAGATACAGAAGCGCTACAAAGAAGATCCGAAACGCATGAACCAGGAAGTAATGGACCTTTACAAGCGCCACGGCACCAACCCCTTGAGCGGCTGCCTGCCGATGATCCTGCAGATACCGGTGTTTTTCGCGCTGTTCACGGCGCTCAGAAATTCCTGGAATCTGCACGGAGCGCCGTTTATTTTCTGGATCAAGGACCTGTCGGCCAAGGACCCGTATTATGTGCTGCCGCTCGTGATGGGCGCCGTAATGTTCCTGCAGCAGCACCTGAATCCGCAGACGGGCGACCCCGCCCAGGCCAAGATGATGAAATGGATGCCGGTTATTTTCACCTTTATGTTTCTCAGCTTCCCCTCCGGGCTCGTGATGTACTGGCTTATAAACAGCCTGTGGGGATTTGCCCAGAGTATGTATCTGCAGAAGAAGATGGCGTAA
- the yidD gene encoding membrane protein insertion efficiency factor YidD produces MKAGKTCLKNFTGQTLRGLESAYRTLRPFLGPKACRFYPTCSEYGFESLKRHGPLKGSALALKRIASCHPFNPGGYDPVP; encoded by the coding sequence ATGAAAGCCGGCAAAACCTGCCTTAAAAACTTTACAGGTCAGACACTGCGGGGGCTTGAGTCCGCTTACCGGACGCTCAGGCCCTTTTTGGGCCCGAAGGCCTGCAGATTTTATCCCACCTGTTCTGAATACGGTTTTGAATCGCTTAAGAGACACGGCCCGCTTAAAGGGTCCGCGCTCGCTTTAAAAAGAATAGCCAGCTGCCATCCTTTCAATCCGGGCGGTTACGACCCGGTGCCCTGA
- the rnpA gene encoding ribonuclease P protein component, with amino-acid sequence MKKLTFSRVSRLRLRKAFEFIFAKGSKTATKDFVMWHTIETGPETGKKIGVIASKKTGGAVRRNRLKRLLREAFRLSKDELKDGARVIIYFKAGCAIDSLNEAAAALDRIFLKARLKK; translated from the coding sequence GTGAAAAAGTTAACTTTTTCAAGAGTTTCGCGACTGCGTCTCCGGAAGGCATTTGAATTTATTTTTGCCAAAGGCTCAAAAACAGCCACTAAAGATTTTGTAATGTGGCACACGATTGAAACTGGGCCTGAAACCGGGAAAAAAATAGGCGTTATAGCCTCGAAAAAAACCGGCGGCGCGGTAAGGCGAAACAGACTTAAAAGGCTTCTAAGGGAAGCCTTCAGGCTGTCGAAAGACGAGTTGAAAGATGGAGCGCGCGTTATAATCTATTTCAAGGCGGGCTGCGCTATAGATAGTTTGAATGAAGCCGCGGCCGCCCTTGACAGAATATTTTTGAAAGCGCGCCTGAAGAAATGA
- the rpmH gene encoding 50S ribosomal protein L34, translating to MLPTYRPNVRKRKKHIGFRAKMKTPGGRKTLARRRRKGRWSLIPDVD from the coding sequence ATGCTACCTACATACCGACCGAATGTTAGAAAAAGAAAAAAACACATCGGCTTCCGCGCCAAAATGAAAACCCCGGGCGGCAGAAAAACCCTGGCACGGCGCCGCCGGAAAGGCCGATGGAGCTTAATACCCGACGTTGATTAG
- the recO gene encoding DNA repair protein RecO translates to MIFCDYGIVLRSRPLRESDRIVTVFTKGGGKLEVNFKSVRRTSGKLKALSEPVTWGDYRFYLRGGSNFPVCTGGATLSVFPGLRSGRDRIFMAFHFCEVINKLTPAAQPSVEKYELLLSALKALDSGPPSRWMRFAFILRAMELAGYGFKETSIGLDAHFWEAVHCGSWLELAELKENRHAGDMLEGLINKFFGEQLGVTLNTAQFL, encoded by the coding sequence ATGATTTTTTGCGATTACGGCATAGTCCTGAGAAGCCGCCCGTTGCGCGAGAGCGACCGCATAGTTACGGTTTTCACAAAAGGGGGAGGCAAGCTTGAGGTTAATTTTAAAAGTGTGCGCAGGACCTCGGGCAAGCTTAAAGCTTTGAGTGAACCCGTAACCTGGGGCGATTATCGTTTTTACCTGCGCGGCGGTTCAAACTTCCCCGTGTGCACCGGGGGCGCCACCTTGTCCGTTTTCCCCGGCTTGCGTTCCGGGCGGGACAGGATCTTCATGGCTTTTCATTTTTGCGAGGTCATTAACAAACTGACGCCGGCGGCCCAGCCGAGCGTGGAAAAATACGAGCTGCTGCTTTCAGCCCTGAAGGCGCTGGACTCCGGGCCCCCTTCCCGCTGGATGCGTTTTGCCTTTATTTTGCGGGCCATGGAGCTTGCCGGCTATGGCTTTAAAGAAACTTCTATCGGCCTTGATGCGCATTTTTGGGAGGCGGTGCATTGCGGTTCCTGGCTTGAGCTGGCGGAACTGAAAGAAAACCGGCACGCCGGGGATATGCTTGAGGGGCTGATAAATAAATTTTTCGGCGAGCAATTGGGCGTAACGCTGAATACCGCGCAATTCCTGTAG
- a CDS encoding glycine--tRNA ligase subunit alpha — MNLQDIILKFDQYWARQGCAVIQPYDIEKGAGTFNPATFFGSLTSKPTKVAYVEPSRRPADGRYGNNPNRLGKFHQYQVVVKPPPKDIQQVYLSSLKAIGIDHSEHDIRWIEDDWESPTLGASGVGWEVWLDGMEITQFTYFQQVASFELSPISIEITYGLERLAMFSQKKKNIFDIKWNDHLTYGQMFKAQEEQFSHYNFEEADVENLRSDFDRWEKEVFRLAKMNYYLPAFELVMKCSHNFNLLDARGAISVSERVGLIKRVRDIARVCAAAYMKDNEQPETCHL, encoded by the coding sequence ATGAACCTGCAGGATATAATTTTAAAATTCGACCAATATTGGGCGCGCCAGGGCTGCGCCGTGATCCAGCCCTATGATATCGAAAAAGGCGCCGGCACTTTCAACCCCGCCACTTTTTTCGGTTCGCTTACCTCAAAACCGACAAAAGTCGCCTACGTGGAACCCAGCCGCCGCCCGGCCGACGGGCGTTACGGCAACAACCCTAACCGCCTCGGCAAGTTCCATCAGTATCAGGTGGTAGTAAAACCGCCCCCGAAAGATATTCAGCAGGTGTACCTCAGCTCGCTGAAGGCCATCGGCATAGATCACAGCGAACACGACATCCGCTGGATAGAGGACGATTGGGAATCCCCCACGCTTGGCGCTTCGGGCGTGGGGTGGGAAGTGTGGCTGGACGGCATGGAGATAACTCAGTTCACTTATTTCCAGCAGGTGGCTTCTTTCGAGCTTAGCCCCATAAGTATCGAGATAACCTACGGCCTTGAGCGCCTGGCCATGTTCTCGCAGAAAAAGAAAAATATCTTTGACATTAAGTGGAACGACCATCTTACCTACGGCCAAATGTTCAAGGCGCAGGAGGAGCAGTTCTCGCACTACAATTTTGAAGAGGCCGACGTGGAAAATCTCCGTTCCGACTTCGATCGCTGGGAAAAGGAAGTTTTCCGCCTGGCGAAAATGAATTACTATCTTCCGGCCTTCGAGCTTGTAATGAAGTGTTCGCATAATTTCAACCTGCTGGATGCGCGCGGCGCCATTTCGGTGTCCGAGCGGGTGGGCCTTATTAAAAGGGTGCGCGATATAGCGCGCGTTTGCGCCGCGGCCTATATGAAAGACAATGAACAGCCGGAGACCTGTCACCTGTAG